A DNA window from Desulfatibacillum aliphaticivorans DSM 15576 contains the following coding sequences:
- a CDS encoding AAA family ATPase — protein MGAPSTGKTTLVQALAEKYQTVFMTEYGGEYWRENHVDRRITLDQFEEIPLEHMRREDVLVQDANQYLFCDTCPITTYVFAKDYHGEAGPVLEKAARDSQSRYDLFFLCDTDIPYADTWDRSGDVKRRWFQNQIIGDLAERRLPYFVLRGSVEERIAQVEHVLSRHKKFGNLTELFAEPSTE, from the coding sequence ATGGGCGCGCCCTCCACGGGCAAGACCACCCTGGTCCAGGCCCTGGCCGAAAAATATCAGACCGTATTCATGACCGAGTACGGCGGGGAATACTGGAGGGAAAACCATGTGGACCGCCGCATTACCCTGGATCAATTCGAGGAAATCCCCCTGGAGCACATGCGCCGGGAGGACGTTCTCGTTCAGGACGCCAATCAGTACCTTTTTTGCGACACCTGCCCCATAACCACCTACGTGTTCGCCAAGGATTACCACGGCGAGGCCGGCCCTGTGCTGGAAAAGGCGGCGCGCGATTCCCAAAGCCGGTACGACCTCTTTTTCCTGTGCGATACGGACATCCCCTACGCCGATACCTGGGATCGAAGCGGGGACGTAAAAAGGCGGTGGTTTCAAAACCAGATTATTGGAGACCTGGCCGAGCGGCGTTTACCGTATTTTGTCCTGCGGGGAAGCGTGGAAGAGCGAATCGCCCAGGTGGAGCATGTTTTAAGCCGGCACAAAAAGTTCGGAAACCTGACGGAGCTTTTTGCAGAGCCTTCAACCGAATAA
- a CDS encoding DUF429 domain-containing protein yields the protein MKTCIIGIDCATAHTRTGVAYGECEGTDLRINHVEVRNPEMVKDMAAAVAKAERVFLAMDAPLGWPALLAKELADHQAGDPLPGKANDLFRRHTDRFCWKKIGKLPLDVGADRIARTAHAALEILLELRMLTGEPIPLAWSPDYQEKVCAGEIYPAAVLIKYGLPSSGYKDDKSQKCLDIRRKILDGIIPRLKGAENLELLVKNADALDAALCLIAGRNFLMGDVCFPDNEELARKEGWIWL from the coding sequence ATGAAAACCTGTATCATCGGCATAGATTGCGCCACCGCGCACACCCGGACCGGCGTCGCATACGGAGAATGCGAGGGGACGGACCTTCGAATCAACCATGTAGAGGTCCGCAACCCGGAAATGGTCAAGGACATGGCGGCCGCTGTCGCAAAGGCGGAACGGGTTTTTCTGGCCATGGACGCGCCTTTGGGCTGGCCCGCCCTTTTGGCCAAGGAACTGGCCGATCATCAGGCGGGCGATCCCTTGCCCGGCAAGGCCAATGACCTTTTCCGCAGGCATACGGACAGGTTCTGCTGGAAAAAAATCGGCAAGCTGCCGTTGGACGTAGGAGCGGACCGAATTGCACGCACGGCCCATGCGGCCCTGGAAATTTTGCTGGAATTGCGGATGTTGACGGGAGAACCCATCCCCTTGGCGTGGTCCCCGGATTACCAGGAAAAGGTCTGCGCCGGGGAAATCTATCCCGCAGCCGTGCTTATCAAATACGGCCTGCCCTCCTCCGGGTACAAGGACGATAAAAGCCAAAAATGCCTGGATATCCGCCGGAAAATCCTGGACGGAATTATTCCTCGATTGAAGGGGGCCGAAAATCTGGAATTGCTGGTTAAAAACGCGGACGCCCTGGACGCGGCCCTGTGCCTTATAGCCGGGCGCAATTTTTTAATGGGCGACGTGTGCTTTCCTGATAACGAGGAACTGGCCCGCAAGGAAGGGTGGATTTGGCTTTGA
- the purF gene encoding amidophosphoribosyltransferase has translation MLESGKPRDECGVFGVFGHPEAAKLTYFGLYALQHRGQESAGIASYQDGTLHAHKAMGLVPDIFDDDIIASLPGDTAIGQVRYSTTGGSNIVNTQPFVVRHNMRTYALAHNGNLVNAHILRKELEETGSIFQTTMDTEIFLHLLVKNLKLGFEGSLLKTVEKIKGAYSFVLLTSKGEMIGIKDPNGFRPLCLGKLDNGNYVLASETCALDLVEAEFVRQLDPGEIVIISKDGIRSIHMPVPKQKSFCIFEFIYFARPDSNIYGHNVYSMRKRMGQILARESHIDADLVMPFPDSGNYAAIGYAEHSALPFEMAMIRNHYVGRTFIQPSQTMRDFGVRVKLNPIKSVLEGKRIIIVEDSIIRGTTAKTRVKALRDLGVKEVHMRVSCPPHKFPCHYGIDFSSSGELVASDKSIDELRDYLGLDSLHYLSLPGLLESTNVPEPETMFCKACFDGCYPVAFDDSVTKDCLELM, from the coding sequence ATGTTAGAATCGGGAAAGCCCCGGGATGAATGCGGCGTTTTTGGAGTTTTCGGACATCCGGAAGCGGCGAAACTGACCTATTTCGGCTTGTACGCCCTGCAGCACAGGGGCCAGGAAAGCGCTGGAATAGCTTCTTATCAGGATGGAACCCTCCACGCCCATAAGGCTATGGGGCTGGTGCCTGACATTTTTGACGACGACATCATAGCCAGCCTGCCGGGAGATACCGCCATCGGCCAGGTTCGGTACTCCACCACGGGCGGCTCCAATATTGTCAACACCCAGCCTTTTGTGGTCAGGCACAATATGCGCACCTACGCCCTGGCTCATAACGGCAATTTGGTGAACGCCCACATTCTGCGCAAAGAGTTGGAAGAGACCGGCTCAATTTTTCAAACCACCATGGACACGGAAATTTTTCTCCATCTTCTGGTGAAAAACCTGAAGCTGGGCTTCGAAGGCTCCTTGCTTAAAACGGTGGAAAAGATTAAGGGGGCCTATTCCTTTGTTTTGCTCACCAGCAAAGGAGAGATGATAGGCATTAAGGACCCCAATGGGTTCCGGCCTCTTTGCCTGGGCAAGCTGGATAACGGAAACTACGTGCTGGCTTCCGAAACCTGCGCCCTGGACCTGGTGGAGGCGGAATTCGTTCGCCAGTTGGATCCGGGCGAGATCGTCATCATCAGCAAGGACGGCATCCGCAGCATCCACATGCCCGTGCCCAAACAAAAATCCTTCTGCATATTCGAATTCATATACTTCGCCCGCCCGGACAGCAATATCTACGGACATAACGTATACAGCATGCGCAAACGCATGGGGCAGATACTCGCCCGGGAGTCCCATATAGACGCCGACCTGGTCATGCCTTTTCCGGACTCGGGCAACTACGCGGCCATAGGCTATGCGGAGCATTCCGCCCTGCCCTTTGAAATGGCCATGATCCGCAATCACTACGTGGGCAGAACCTTTATTCAGCCCAGCCAAACCATGCGGGATTTCGGGGTGCGGGTGAAGCTGAACCCCATCAAAAGCGTGCTGGAAGGCAAACGAATCATCATTGTGGAAGACTCCATCATCCGCGGCACGACCGCCAAGACCAGGGTCAAGGCTCTGCGCGATCTGGGCGTCAAGGAAGTGCATATGCGGGTGAGCTGCCCGCCGCACAAATTCCCCTGCCATTACGGCATTGATTTTTCCTCCAGCGGCGAGCTGGTGGCGTCGGATAAGAGCATCGATGAATTAAGGGACTACCTGGGCCTGGATTCCCTGCACTATCTGTCCCTGCCCGGGCTTCTGGAATCCACCAACGTGCCGGAGCCGGAAACCATGTTCTGCAAGGCTTGCTTTGACGGCTGCTACCCCGTGGCCTTTGACGACAGCGTCACCAAGGACTGTCTGGAACTTATGTAA